The Cyclobacteriaceae bacterium genome includes a region encoding these proteins:
- a CDS encoding universal stress protein: protein MVFKKTLLYPFNINTPYFEGYAWAMELALRMKARLQLFTTTEVAPGITTTPDSIYHSLLEAQGYFLEHYQHSGIKSNVAALEPNIVKGNLKDELISHLRKKSVDIVIIDPFFLSTHFREITEIEKQSKGLIILPEHKEPSSEKSHPPGTDHFYDVLRRAELYKLPENFFNTLGNDLSVFNYLRRFFQKK from the coding sequence ATGGTTTTCAAGAAGACACTGCTTTATCCTTTCAATATCAATACTCCTTACTTCGAAGGATATGCCTGGGCCATGGAGCTTGCGCTTCGCATGAAAGCCAGGCTTCAGTTGTTTACTACTACAGAAGTTGCTCCCGGCATCACCACCACACCTGATTCTATATATCACTCTCTTCTTGAAGCACAGGGATACTTTCTTGAACATTATCAACACTCAGGAATAAAATCAAATGTTGCTGCACTTGAACCCAACATCGTAAAAGGAAATCTGAAAGATGAACTGATCTCGCATCTCAGGAAGAAATCTGTAGACATCGTTATCATTGATCCTTTCTTTCTTTCAACTCATTTCAGAGAAATCACAGAGATTGAAAAACAATCCAAAGGGCTCATCATTCTGCCGGAGCACAAAGAACCTTCCTCTGAAAAATCGCACCCGCCGGGAACCGATCATTTCTATGATGTGCTACGCCGGGCCGAACTTTACAAGTTGCCCGAAAACTTCTTTAACACCCTCGGGAATGACCTTTCGGTATTTAATTACCTCCGAAGGTTCTTTCAGAAAAAGTGA
- a CDS encoding response regulator transcription factor gives MESPITVIIADDHKIIRVGLSGILEREADIKVIGEAESAEEVLNILVTTPAEVILMDIDLGETDGITVTRKIKELYPMIHVLGLTMHEEPDYIIKMLEAGASGYLLKNAGREELLTAIHTVAKGDSYFSQKVSSTLLQAITQQKGAAGQKKPIGPTPLSDREIEVLRLIAQEFSNGEIAEKLFISIRTVDTHRRNLLEKLQVKNTVGLVKYAIEKGII, from the coding sequence ATGGAATCACCTATTACAGTTATCATTGCTGACGATCATAAAATCATTCGTGTTGGCCTTAGCGGAATTCTGGAGCGCGAGGCAGACATCAAAGTAATCGGTGAGGCTGAAAGTGCTGAAGAGGTATTGAACATTCTCGTTACCACTCCTGCTGAAGTTATCCTGATGGACATTGACCTGGGAGAAACCGACGGCATCACCGTAACACGCAAGATCAAAGAACTTTATCCTATGATCCATGTGCTGGGACTTACCATGCATGAAGAACCGGATTATATCATCAAAATGCTGGAAGCAGGTGCCAGCGGATATCTCTTAAAGAATGCAGGCCGTGAAGAGCTATTGACGGCGATCCACACAGTAGCAAAAGGGGACAGCTATTTCAGTCAGAAAGTTTCTTCCACATTGCTTCAGGCAATCACACAACAAAAGGGTGCCGCAGGACAAAAGAAGCCAATCGGTCCAACGCCACTCTCCGATCGTGAGATTGAAGTGCTGAGACTCATCGCCCAGGAGTTCTCCAATGGTGAGATTGCTGAAAAGCTTTTCATCAGCATACGCACCGTAGACACCCACCGTCGAAATCTTCTTGAGAAGCTGCAGGTAAAGAACACTGTGGGATTGGTTAAATACGCCATTGAAAAAGGCATTATTTAA
- a CDS encoding RNA polymerase sigma factor, whose translation MSITIISTTSDEELVNAIRQDDRKALGELYNRYYKKVFNKCFSFTKKQEEAFDLAQEALMKAFDNIHSFKGESSFSTWLYTITHRHCLAALKKNGRFQFHRLEDNFIGDEDSTDASPVSEETSERAEQELIMYSLIKALPEKERNLLNLKYLEGESIENLQSQMNLSASAVKMRLKRTREKLNSLYALALTYGLEQVLEQIELFTA comes from the coding sequence ATGTCAATCACAATTATTTCCACTACCAGCGACGAAGAATTGGTTAATGCAATCCGTCAGGATGACCGCAAAGCTCTTGGTGAGTTGTATAATCGTTACTACAAAAAAGTATTCAACAAGTGCTTTTCATTTACCAAAAAACAGGAAGAAGCTTTTGACCTTGCTCAGGAAGCATTGATGAAAGCTTTCGACAACATTCACTCTTTCAAAGGTGAATCATCTTTCTCAACATGGCTTTACACGATCACACACCGTCATTGTCTTGCGGCTCTTAAAAAGAATGGCCGGTTCCAGTTCCACAGACTTGAAGATAATTTTATAGGTGATGAAGACAGCACTGACGCTTCACCGGTTTCAGAAGAGACAAGCGAAAGAGCCGAACAGGAGTTGATCATGTATTCACTCATCAAGGCATTACCAGAGAAAGAAAGAAATCTTTTGAATTTAAAATACCTTGAAGGAGAGTCTATTGAAAACCTCCAGTCTCAAATGAATCTTTCTGCCAGCGCAGTGAAAATGAGATTGAAGAGGACACGGGAAAAGCTCAATTCGTTATACGCACTTGCCCTCACCTACGGCCTCGAGCAGGTATTGGAACAAATCGAATTATTTACAGCATAA
- a CDS encoding BamA/TamA family outer membrane protein has protein sequence MFTGRFLIICCLGLCSFSAWSQADPKADTKIDEPIIPVEHKKQKRLVLFPVLVKSPEYSWGAGIAGTYFFNLWNDSTTRTSNIKNVSFYTLRRQLIIASDGTIYSPNEKYILHFIASFSHFPDRFWGLGNETPLENQENYSISQFDLYPQILRKVFSDFYLGVSYEFQNVYDFEYNADGTSLFDLENITGRKGGKISGAGILVTWDSRDNAFSPSKGFYAQYYLGDYNEKIGSDFNFTIHNLDMRTYFGFKKDRVLAFQLNIISTIGNTPIRDLASMGSSSYMRGYYEGRFTDRSMVAFQAEYRVPVKGRWGFTTFAGVGRVGSSLTDALRIENVKPSFGIGLRYALRPKEKLNLRVDAGFGQQSQGTYINIGESF, from the coding sequence ATGTTTACAGGTAGGTTTCTTATCATTTGCTGTCTCGGATTATGCTCTTTCTCCGCCTGGTCGCAAGCCGATCCTAAAGCGGATACAAAAATTGATGAACCCATTATTCCTGTTGAGCACAAAAAACAAAAACGCCTTGTTCTGTTTCCTGTACTGGTGAAGTCACCGGAATATTCCTGGGGCGCAGGCATCGCCGGTACTTACTTCTTTAATCTTTGGAACGACTCCACCACCCGCACATCGAACATCAAAAACGTTTCCTTTTATACATTACGCCGTCAGCTTATCATTGCCAGCGACGGCACGATCTATTCACCCAACGAAAAATACATCCTCCACTTTATAGCATCATTCAGTCATTTTCCAGACAGGTTCTGGGGACTAGGAAATGAAACACCGCTGGAGAATCAGGAGAACTACAGCATCAGTCAGTTCGATCTCTATCCGCAAATCCTTAGAAAAGTCTTTTCGGATTTTTACCTGGGCGTGAGTTATGAATTTCAGAACGTCTATGATTTTGAATACAATGCCGACGGCACGAGTCTTTTCGATCTGGAGAATATAACAGGAAGAAAGGGTGGTAAAATTTCCGGTGCCGGAATACTGGTTACGTGGGACAGTCGCGACAATGCATTCAGTCCTTCAAAAGGATTCTATGCCCAGTATTATCTGGGAGATTATAATGAAAAGATCGGAAGTGATTTTAATTTTACCATTCACAACCTTGACATGCGGACGTACTTTGGATTCAAAAAGGATCGTGTGCTGGCTTTTCAATTAAATATTATCTCTACCATTGGAAATACTCCTATCCGTGATCTCGCCAGCATGGGCTCAAGTTCATACATGAGAGGATATTATGAAGGACGATTTACGGATCGCAGTATGGTTGCCTTTCAGGCGGAATACAGAGTTCCTGTCAAAGGGCGTTGGGGATTTACAACTTTCGCAGGCGTGGGTCGTGTTGGCAGCTCATTGACAGATGCATTACGAATTGAAAATGTAAAGCCATCCTTTGGCATCGGATTGAGATATGCTTTGCGTCCTAAGGAAAAACTAAACCTGCGTGTGGATGCAGGGTTTGGTCAACAGTCTCAGGGAACCTATATTAACATCGGCGAATCCTTCTAG